The proteins below come from a single Proteiniborus sp. DW1 genomic window:
- a CDS encoding helix-turn-helix domain-containing protein codes for MTKKELDAEIIALHKQGLNGREIARKLFISQTKATRTIQEYKEKVLIAVEMVVAMYFKGIKVKDAIEQAKEVLGYATP; via the coding sequence ATGACTAAAAAAGAGCTAGATGCAGAAATAATTGCATTACATAAACAAGGACTTAATGGCAGAGAAATAGCAAGAAAACTATTTATCAGTCAAACTAAGGCAACTAGAACAATTCAGGAATACAAAGAAAAGGTACTTATAGCAGTTGAAATGGTAGTTGCTATGTACTTTAAAGGTATAAAAGTCAAAGATGCGATTGAACAAGCTAAGGAGGTATTAGGTTATGCTACTCCATGA
- a CDS encoding TFIIB-type zinc finger domain-containing protein has translation MSVKFYDIKCDKCGSIEWDSKEGNYYCRHCRDVMSDEKISRELKEAFRKHKQEIIDNVSFEVNGMRAFRVDEYYTVVAHGGEEALSCYVEEYGITPDDELYEGVEEINPEKSRMFYPVSEIPVTRLEELIELGHKQEIWDGDLCISITKAEAMKLRNETKPYILSVSSDVL, from the coding sequence ATGTCAGTAAAGTTTTATGATATTAAATGTGATAAATGCGGTTCGATAGAATGGGATAGCAAAGAAGGAAATTATTATTGCCGTCATTGTAGAGATGTAATGTCTGATGAAAAAATATCAAGAGAATTAAAAGAAGCTTTCAGAAAACATAAGCAAGAAATTATAGACAATGTGAGTTTTGAAGTTAATGGAATGAGAGCTTTTAGAGTAGATGAATATTACACAGTAGTAGCACATGGTGGAGAAGAAGCTTTAAGTTGTTATGTTGAGGAATATGGGATAACACCAGATGATGAATTATACGAGGGTGTAGAAGAAATTAATCCAGAAAAAAGTCGTATGTTTTATCCAGTAAGCGAAATTCCAGTTACAAGACTTGAAGAATTAATTGAATTAGGACATAAACAAGAAATATGGGATGGGGATTTATGTATTTCTATTACTAAAGCAGAAGCTATGAAATTAAGAAATGAAACAAAACCATATATTTTGAGTGTTTCTTCAGATGTTTTATAG
- a CDS encoding single-stranded DNA-binding protein, translated as MNSVILIGRLTRDPDLRYLQTGMAVSRFSLAVDKDLSKEKKQEFESKGQPTADFINIVVWGKQAENCANYLVKGRLVAIQGRIQTGSYTAEDGSKRYTTDVVAERVQFLEYKDKQSNQQSYQQSDFEVSGFRPTDDDDIPF; from the coding sequence ATGAATAGTGTAATTTTAATAGGAAGGTTAACTAGAGACCCCGACCTTAGATACCTGCAAACAGGAATGGCAGTATCAAGGTTTAGTCTAGCAGTAGACAAAGATTTATCTAAAGAGAAGAAACAAGAGTTTGAGAGTAAAGGGCAACCTACAGCAGATTTTATCAATATTGTAGTCTGGGGAAAACAAGCTGAAAACTGTGCAAACTATTTAGTAAAGGGCAGATTAGTTGCGATTCAAGGACGTATTCAAACAGGAAGCTATACTGCTGAAGATGGGTCAAAGAGATATACAACTGATGTTGTAGCAGAGAGAGTACAGTTTCTTGAATATAAGGACAAGCAGTCTAATCAACAAAGCTACCAACAATCAGATTTTGAGGTTTCTGGTTTCAGACCTACAGATGACGATGATATACCTTTCTAG
- a CDS encoding DNA cytosine methyltransferase — MTVQILELFGGIGSPRIALRNIGIPVKSIDYVEIDEKAVRSYNAMFENELKYKTQDVRGWNLKPDILIHGSPCQDFSIAGKQKGADPNSGTRSSLMWETLHIIEQMGVWKPRIVIWENVKNVLSKHMIHNFNKYLKKMKQMGYTNSYEVLNAMEFGLPQNRDRVFVISCLDGTYFKFDDLIRTEPPHIREYLEDTEEEKYIVTQPSMLRVIDKKPKNFNGYVKIIDSYCETITTKQMRSPNSGVIDLKDGRYRYLTERECWRLQGYSDEDFENALSVHPGREGCLNGALYHQAGNSIPVTIFESIFRKIFFGEVQKVTRQLSLLK, encoded by the coding sequence ATGACAGTTCAGATATTAGAACTATTTGGTGGTATTGGTTCACCTAGAATAGCCCTTAGAAATATTGGTATTCCAGTCAAATCAATAGATTATGTTGAAATAGATGAAAAAGCAGTAAGAAGTTACAATGCAATGTTTGAAAATGAATTGAAATACAAAACTCAAGATGTAAGAGGTTGGAATCTAAAGCCTGATATATTAATCCATGGTTCACCTTGTCAAGATTTCAGTATAGCTGGAAAACAAAAAGGAGCAGACCCCAATAGTGGGACAAGGTCTAGCCTTATGTGGGAAACATTGCATATAATCGAGCAAATGGGAGTATGGAAGCCGAGGATTGTGATATGGGAAAATGTAAAAAACGTATTATCTAAGCACATGATCCATAACTTCAATAAATACTTAAAGAAAATGAAACAAATGGGATATACAAACTCTTATGAGGTTTTAAATGCAATGGAATTTGGATTGCCACAGAATAGAGATAGAGTATTCGTAATTTCATGTTTGGACGGAACATACTTTAAATTTGATGATTTAATTAGGACAGAACCTCCACACATAAGAGAGTATCTTGAAGATACTGAGGAAGAAAAATATATAGTAACCCAACCAAGTATGCTTAGAGTCATTGACAAGAAACCAAAGAACTTTAATGGATATGTGAAGATAATAGATTCTTATTGCGAAACAATCACTACTAAGCAAATGAGAAGCCCTAATAGTGGGGTAATTGACTTAAAAGACGGAAGATATAGATATTTAACCGAGAGGGAATGTTGGAGATTGCAAGGCTATTCTGATGAAGATTTTGAAAATGCTTTGTCAGTTCATCCAGGAAGAGAAGGTTGTTTAAATGGAGCATTATATCATCAAGCGGGTAACTCGATTCCAGTGACAATATTTGAGAGTATCTTTAGAAAGATATTCTTTGGAGAGGTCCAGAAAGTTACAAGACAATTATCACTTCTAAAATAG
- a CDS encoding ASCH domain-containing protein: protein MKVLSLIQPWATLIALNEKKIETRSWKTNYRGPLLIHASKKIEKRVCDIEPFYSTLHSNGIDESNKLPTGFIIAKCNLVDCVKMTDWQLDSSYRVINATLGNGQIITGNELEFGDYSPGRYAWILEDIEMLKELIPAKGQLGLWNFEGVENIKDKSNYMSGMLKKYGRSR from the coding sequence ATGAAAGTATTATCTCTAATACAACCTTGGGCAACGTTAATAGCGTTAAATGAAAAGAAAATAGAAACTAGATCATGGAAAACAAATTATAGAGGTCCGTTGTTGATACATGCTAGTAAAAAGATAGAAAAAAGAGTTTGTGATATAGAGCCTTTTTATTCAACTCTACACAGTAATGGCATTGATGAATCTAATAAGCTTCCAACTGGTTTTATAATTGCAAAATGTAATTTAGTAGATTGCGTAAAAATGACAGATTGGCAGCTGGACAGTTCATATAGGGTAATAAATGCTACATTGGGAAACGGACAGATAATAACAGGAAATGAATTAGAATTTGGAGACTACTCTCCTGGTAGATATGCTTGGATATTAGAAGATATTGAAATGCTTAAGGAATTAATTCCAGCGAAAGGTCAGTTAGGGTTATGGAATTTTGAGGGGGTTGAAAACATAAAAGACAAATCAAACTATATGTCAGGTATGTTAAAGAAATATGGAAGAAGTCGTTAA
- a CDS encoding DNA methyltransferase, with protein sequence MTKQYHGENFSIYNGDCVRVIKEIPDNSVHFNIFSPPFANLYIYSDDLADMGNCKDIDEFFEQFDFLIPELYRVTKPGRLCAVHCKQLVKYKGRDGRAGLTDFRGEIIRHFEKFNWQYHSEVTIWTDPVLEMQKTKAHGLLYKQVRKDASFSRQGLPDYLVVFRKWAEQDEEHLIEPVEHTKEDFPLPIWQRYASPVWMDIQRTNVLNVQQAKEDKDEKHICPLQLDVIKRAIDLWTNPGDIVFSPFMGIGSEIYQAVRMGRKGIGIELKESYFEHSYKNIMMAVQESNQVSIFDFQ encoded by the coding sequence ATGACTAAGCAATATCATGGAGAGAATTTCTCAATCTATAACGGAGATTGTGTAAGAGTAATAAAAGAAATTCCAGATAATAGTGTGCATTTCAACATATTCAGTCCACCTTTTGCTAACCTATACATCTATTCAGATGACTTAGCAGATATGGGAAATTGCAAAGATATAGATGAATTCTTTGAACAATTTGACTTCCTTATTCCTGAACTTTACAGAGTAACAAAACCAGGCAGATTATGTGCAGTACATTGTAAACAGCTAGTGAAGTATAAAGGCAGGGATGGCCGAGCAGGGTTGACTGATTTTAGAGGAGAGATAATTAGACACTTTGAAAAGTTCAACTGGCAATATCATTCAGAAGTAACTATATGGACAGACCCAGTACTCGAAATGCAAAAGACTAAAGCCCATGGCCTACTATATAAACAAGTAAGAAAAGATGCAAGTTTCTCACGGCAAGGATTACCTGATTACCTAGTAGTATTCAGAAAATGGGCAGAACAAGATGAAGAACATCTAATAGAGCCAGTAGAACATACAAAAGAGGATTTCCCACTACCTATATGGCAAAGATATGCAAGCCCAGTATGGATGGACATTCAAAGGACTAATGTATTAAACGTACAACAGGCCAAAGAAGATAAAGACGAAAAACATATTTGTCCTCTGCAGCTAGATGTAATAAAAAGAGCGATAGATTTATGGACTAATCCAGGAGATATAGTATTTAGTCCATTCATGGGAATAGGTAGTGAAATATACCAAGCCGTAAGGATGGGAAGGAAAGGTATAGGGATTGAACTTAAGGAAAGTTATTTCGAGCATTCTTATAAAAATATCATGATGGCAGTTCAGGAAAGCAATCAAGTATCAATATTCGATTTTCAGTAG
- a CDS encoding helicase-related protein: MDYIEFLERKKKTEETAGIKVNPEMLNKNLFDWQSEVVSWSLRKGRSALFEECGLGKTIQQLEWANQVHQKTNKNVLIVAPLAVSRQTQREGEKFGIETHIARKQKDVKKGINITNYEMLEHFDPDEFIGVVLDKSSILKSFMGKTKRMLVQAFENTPYRLSCTATPAPNDHMEILNQAEFLGIMSSSEALAMWFINDTQNMGTYRLKKHAIKPFWEWVSTWAVSISKPSDIGPYSDEGFILPKLNENIEVVEISEIDKTFQDGFLREINTNATAYHKEKRFTAEKRAIRTAEIVARKSDKQHVVWCDTNYEADLLMKYIPQAVEVRGSDRVEKKEESIMGFIDGDIRILISKPTIFGYGLNLQNCSNTTFCGLSYSYEDYYQALKRFHRFGQKEEVSSNIVIGSTELNILETIRRKQQLHIEMNENMFSSIKEIQGHSIKGTKFKLNLDEIKIELPKWAVGE; encoded by the coding sequence ATGGATTACATTGAATTTCTTGAAAGAAAGAAAAAAACGGAAGAAACTGCAGGAATAAAAGTTAATCCTGAAATGCTAAATAAGAATCTATTTGATTGGCAATCTGAAGTAGTAAGTTGGAGCTTAAGAAAAGGTCGTAGCGCATTATTTGAGGAATGCGGTTTAGGAAAAACAATTCAACAGTTAGAATGGGCAAATCAAGTTCATCAAAAGACTAATAAGAATGTATTAATAGTAGCACCATTGGCCGTAAGTAGACAGACTCAAAGAGAAGGTGAAAAATTCGGGATAGAAACTCATATAGCCAGAAAACAGAAAGATGTTAAAAAGGGGATAAATATAACCAACTATGAGATGCTAGAACATTTTGACCCAGATGAATTTATAGGAGTGGTTTTAGATAAGTCCTCAATATTAAAATCCTTCATGGGAAAGACAAAAAGAATGTTAGTACAAGCCTTTGAGAATACACCATATAGATTAAGTTGTACAGCAACACCAGCACCTAATGACCACATGGAAATATTAAACCAAGCTGAATTTCTAGGAATAATGAGTAGTAGTGAAGCTTTAGCAATGTGGTTCATCAATGATACTCAAAACATGGGGACATATCGACTAAAGAAACATGCAATAAAGCCGTTTTGGGAATGGGTTAGCACCTGGGCAGTCAGTATAAGTAAGCCTTCAGATATAGGTCCATATAGTGATGAAGGATTTATTTTACCCAAGTTAAATGAAAACATAGAAGTAGTTGAAATAAGTGAAATAGATAAAACCTTCCAAGATGGATTTTTAAGAGAGATAAACACCAATGCAACGGCCTATCATAAAGAGAAAAGATTTACAGCTGAAAAAAGAGCAATAAGAACGGCTGAAATAGTAGCAAGAAAATCTGACAAACAACATGTAGTTTGGTGTGATACCAACTATGAAGCAGATCTATTAATGAAATATATTCCTCAGGCTGTAGAAGTTCGAGGAAGTGACAGAGTAGAGAAAAAAGAGGAATCCATCATGGGATTCATCGATGGTGATATTCGAATTCTAATTAGCAAGCCCACTATATTTGGTTATGGACTGAACTTACAAAATTGCTCCAATACTACATTTTGTGGACTTAGCTATAGCTATGAAGATTACTACCAAGCATTAAAGAGATTTCACAGATTCGGCCAGAAGGAAGAAGTAAGTAGCAATATTGTAATAGGTTCAACCGAGCTAAACATACTAGAAACAATAAGGAGAAAACAGCAACTTCATATAGAAATGAACGAAAACATGTTCAGCAGCATTAAAGAAATTCAAGGTCATAGCATAAAGGGTACAAAATTTAAGTTAAACCTAGATGAAATAAAAATAGAATTACCAAAATGGGCAGTAGGAGAGTGA